From the Acidicapsa ligni genome, one window contains:
- a CDS encoding acyltransferase family protein gives MLSALDASPAQNWTRLDGVDLLRGLAIFFVLMNHVNMQLLFAHVPYTKGLPLQLVYSLVWNGQLGVQIFFAVSGFLITSTTLRRWGSLLQISVAGFYRIRFARIAPLLLLLLAVLSSLHLAGVEHFVVSQETGGLGRALLAALTFHVNYLEASRNYLPGNWDILWSLSVEETFYLFFPLICRFLGRGKFLVPLLLAFVVIGPFARSVAFNHNEVWREYSYLGGMDAIALGCLTALLIARVRFSRATLWALGIAGTATMSLTLFFSLYVYQWGLGRNGLSMTILTVGACMVIAVAAQTEWRASNLLSLVLAPILRMGQRSYEVYLTHMFIVLGVFQIFLAMGKPLRLVPVLFLTVIVLAGLLGELVARFYSEPMNRRLRKHRGLKTLSAERV, from the coding sequence ATGCTTTCGGCTTTAGATGCATCTCCCGCGCAGAACTGGACACGACTTGATGGGGTGGACCTGCTTCGCGGACTGGCCATCTTTTTTGTGCTGATGAACCACGTCAACATGCAACTGCTCTTCGCCCATGTGCCCTACACCAAGGGGTTGCCGCTGCAGCTTGTTTACTCCCTGGTGTGGAATGGGCAGCTTGGCGTGCAGATCTTTTTTGCCGTCTCGGGCTTTCTTATTACTTCAACTACATTGCGGCGATGGGGATCGCTGCTGCAAATCAGTGTTGCAGGCTTTTATCGCATCCGGTTTGCGCGCATCGCACCTCTGCTGTTGCTACTACTGGCGGTGCTGAGCAGCCTGCACCTGGCCGGGGTAGAGCATTTTGTCGTTTCGCAGGAAACTGGCGGACTGGGACGGGCGTTGCTGGCGGCGCTGACCTTCCACGTCAACTATCTCGAAGCCAGCAGAAATTATCTGCCCGGCAACTGGGACATCCTGTGGTCGCTCTCGGTCGAGGAAACATTCTATCTTTTCTTTCCGCTCATTTGCCGATTCCTGGGCCGGGGGAAGTTTCTGGTTCCGCTCCTGCTGGCGTTTGTGGTGATCGGCCCGTTTGCACGCTCGGTCGCTTTCAACCACAACGAGGTCTGGCGCGAATACTCCTACCTGGGCGGCATGGATGCCATCGCACTCGGCTGCCTGACGGCTCTGCTGATCGCGCGGGTTCGCTTTTCGCGGGCCACTCTGTGGGCTCTGGGCATTGCCGGAACTGCGACCATGAGCCTCACCCTTTTCTTTTCTCTTTACGTGTATCAATGGGGACTGGGCCGCAATGGTTTGAGCATGACCATCCTGACGGTTGGGGCGTGCATGGTGATTGCCGTGGCGGCCCAGACGGAGTGGAGAGCCTCCAACCTTCTATCGCTGGTATTGGCGCCCATCTTGCGCATGGGGCAGCGCAGTTATGAGGTCTACCTCACGCATATGTTTATCGTGCTGGGTGTTTTCCAGATTTTTCTGGCAATGGGCAAGCCTTTGCGGCTCGTGCCGGTACTGTTTCTAACAGTGATTGTGCTGGCGGGCCTGCTGGGAGAACTGGTGGCGCGCTTCTACTCCGAACCGATGAATCGGCGATTGCGCAAGCATCGCGGGTTGAAGACTCTCTCGGCGGAACGCGTTTAG
- a CDS encoding ABC transporter ATP-binding protein, producing MSEAPIIQVQQLTKTYRVGDINVHALRGVNLEVNKGEFISVVGASGSGKSTLFSVLGGLTPPTSGSVRINGRDLSDMTNAERTNLRKDTVGFVFQKYNLLPTLSAEDNIKLVKYIGSHDTEFDSSFKEVLSLLGIVDRLKHKPRALSGGQQQRVAIARSIVNHPAILLADEPTGNLDSQNSVAVLTLLRDLNERLGQTILMITHDEEAASYSHRRVHMLDGQLT from the coding sequence ATGAGTGAAGCTCCGATCATTCAGGTGCAGCAGTTAACGAAAACATACCGCGTAGGCGATATCAACGTACATGCACTTCGCGGCGTCAATCTTGAAGTGAACAAGGGTGAGTTCATCTCCGTTGTGGGAGCGTCGGGTTCAGGCAAATCGACACTTTTCAGTGTTCTGGGCGGGCTCACTCCGCCAACCAGTGGAAGCGTCCGCATCAACGGCAGGGACTTATCCGACATGACGAACGCAGAGCGTACCAACCTGCGCAAAGATACGGTTGGATTTGTATTTCAGAAATACAACCTGCTGCCCACTCTGTCCGCTGAAGACAATATCAAGCTGGTCAAATATATCGGCAGTCACGATACCGAATTTGACTCGTCTTTCAAAGAAGTCCTCAGCCTGCTGGGCATCGTAGACCGCTTGAAGCACAAGCCTCGCGCTCTTTCGGGCGGTCAGCAGCAGAGAGTTGCGATTGCGCGTTCGATCGTTAATCATCCGGCAATTCTGCTCGCGGATGAGCCGACGGGCAATCTCGACAGCCAGAATTCGGTAGCAGTTCTCACACTGCTCCGTGATCTGAATGAACGCTTAGGTCAAACAATCCTGATGATTACCCATGACGAGGAAGCTGCCTCCTACTCCCACCGCAGAGTTCATATGCTTGATGGGCAACTGACATAA
- the trxB gene encoding thioredoxin-disulfide reductase, whose protein sequence is MEEIRDTVILGSGCSGLTAAIYSARANLKPLVLEGHEPGGQLSITTMVENFPGWPDGIQGPELIENMKKQAARFGAEFKMSHLVSVDLNVHPFRLKTSNGEIGARTLIIASGASARWLGLPSEQALIGHGVSSCATCDGFFFNGHDIAVVGGGDTAMEEALFLTRFATKVYLIHRRESFRASKVMLDRTLSNPKIVILTNTVVEEVLGVEEKSVRGLHIRNVKTNEKSVLPVTGFFLGIGHEPNAKMFQGQIDLDEDGYILTKDNVHTKIPGVYACGDVQDRRYRQAITAAGTGCMAALEAEKFLEEHGH, encoded by the coding sequence ATGGAAGAAATTCGCGATACAGTTATTTTGGGCTCAGGCTGCTCCGGCCTTACTGCCGCCATTTACAGCGCACGCGCTAACCTCAAGCCACTTGTCCTGGAGGGTCATGAGCCCGGCGGCCAACTCTCCATCACCACCATGGTTGAGAACTTTCCCGGCTGGCCAGACGGCATCCAAGGCCCGGAACTCATTGAAAACATGAAGAAACAGGCAGCTCGTTTCGGTGCTGAATTCAAGATGAGCCACCTTGTCTCGGTCGATCTGAACGTGCATCCCTTCCGCCTCAAGACTTCGAACGGCGAGATCGGCGCACGCACCCTGATCATCGCCTCGGGCGCCAGCGCTCGTTGGCTTGGTTTGCCCAGCGAACAGGCGCTCATCGGCCACGGCGTTTCCAGTTGCGCCACCTGTGACGGATTCTTCTTCAACGGCCACGATATTGCCGTGGTCGGCGGCGGCGATACGGCAATGGAAGAAGCGCTTTTCCTGACCCGTTTCGCAACCAAGGTATACCTGATCCACAGGCGTGAAAGCTTCCGCGCCTCCAAGGTCATGTTGGACCGGACGCTGTCGAACCCAAAGATCGTGATACTAACCAATACCGTCGTGGAAGAAGTGCTGGGCGTCGAAGAAAAATCGGTCAGGGGCCTGCACATCCGCAATGTCAAGACCAACGAAAAGAGCGTCCTGCCGGTTACCGGTTTCTTCCTCGGCATCGGTCATGAGCCCAACGCCAAGATGTTTCAAGGCCAGATCGATCTGGATGAAGATGGCTACATCCTCACCAAAGACAACGTCCACACCAAGATCCCTGGCGTCTATGCCTGCGGAGATGTGCAGGACCGCCGTTATCGCCAGGCGATCACCGCTGCCGGAACCGGCTGTATGGCCGCGCTCGAAGCCGAAAAGTTCCTCGAAGAACACGGCCACTGA
- a CDS encoding ABC transporter permease, producing MINRLTFANLAHRPVRTVLSIFAIAVEVTMILTLVGVSNGTLHESARRARGSGADILVRPPGSSILSSLSSSPLSDKLPAVFSKEPHVVLATGTIIQPLELFDSITGLDMDQFSKMSGGFRFLEGGLPVQDTDVIVDEPYAREKHLHVGDTLNLIAHAWRVTGIYEPGKLARICVKLKALQDATGSPHRLSQIYLRLDDPSNAQSVVDSLRAKYPGYPIFTMEYFTSMLSVNSLGLLRNFTYVVIGIAMIVGFIVVFMAMYTAVLERTREIGILKAVGSSSGLILSMLMRETLLLAILGTAVGILMTYLTQWVMLHFAPGGLYQETVYGWWPITAGIAIVGSLIGAIVPGIKAVRQDATEALSYE from the coding sequence GTGATTAACAGGCTTACTTTTGCAAATCTCGCTCATCGCCCTGTTCGGACGGTATTGAGCATTTTCGCCATTGCGGTAGAGGTGACAATGATCCTCACGCTTGTTGGCGTCAGTAATGGCACACTGCACGAATCCGCCCGCCGCGCACGCGGATCCGGTGCGGATATCCTTGTTCGGCCTCCGGGCAGCTCAATTCTCTCTTCCCTGAGCTCCTCCCCTTTGAGCGACAAGCTGCCTGCCGTTTTCAGTAAAGAACCCCACGTTGTTCTCGCTACCGGCACGATCATCCAGCCACTTGAGTTGTTCGACTCAATTACAGGGTTGGATATGGACCAGTTCTCCAAGATGAGCGGCGGTTTTCGATTTCTGGAAGGTGGCCTGCCCGTTCAAGACACGGACGTGATCGTGGACGAGCCTTATGCAAGAGAGAAGCATTTGCACGTTGGCGACACACTCAATCTGATCGCTCATGCGTGGCGCGTTACTGGCATTTACGAACCAGGCAAGCTTGCTCGAATCTGCGTGAAGCTGAAAGCGCTGCAGGACGCTACAGGCAGCCCACATCGACTTAGCCAGATCTATCTTCGGTTGGATGATCCGAGTAATGCGCAATCGGTGGTTGATTCGCTACGGGCAAAATATCCCGGCTATCCGATCTTTACCATGGAGTACTTTACCTCGATGCTCTCAGTGAATAGCCTCGGTTTGCTGCGCAATTTTACCTACGTGGTGATTGGAATCGCGATGATCGTTGGATTCATTGTGGTCTTTATGGCGATGTATACCGCGGTTCTCGAACGGACAAGAGAGATTGGAATCTTGAAGGCGGTTGGAAGTTCTTCTGGCTTGATCCTCAGCATGTTGATGCGCGAGACGCTTCTGCTCGCCATCCTTGGTACGGCCGTAGGCATTTTGATGACGTATCTTACGCAATGGGTCATGCTGCACTTCGCACCAGGCGGTCTGTATCAGGAGACGGTGTACGGATGGTGGCCTATCACTGCCGGAATTGCTATCGTGGGCTCTCTGATCGGCGCCATCGTTCCGGGTATTAAAGCCGTTCGCCAGGATGCCACGGAGGCGCTTTCGTATGAGTGA
- a CDS encoding sodium:solute symporter family protein, with amino-acid sequence MSSLYVILLVVIAVTLMGVSLFRASLVKTKADYLVAGRSLPAIVLVFTLLSSWIGAGSLFAGAENAYKNGFAALWQPAGGWIGLLLIYFIAPRARKFAQFTIPDLLEARYNQTARVLGVIAILFAYVGITSYQFKGGGAVLHLIFPGVISTNMGTYIIAIFVILMTALAGMSSVAYTDLIIGSLVSVICLIAAPYLLIHAGGWTGVRAALPATHFEVLGNLTMMRALEFLLPTLLLMLGNQAMYQKFFSAKSERDARRAVVGWIIGTIVLEVAIISIAVFGSALFPTGEVAKNPSEIIAYTARNGLPAFLGALLLAAVFAKVISTASNFLFSPATNLVNDVFVRYISPNVGNKRVLIVSRLMVVLLGCWALYQAVYAQSILEKMLYAYTVYSAALTPVILAAFYSKRVTAWGAVAAIATGTVVTVTWDLPAVRGLFPAIISQRDAIFPALISAVAALILVSLFTPKPSAEQLAKFAG; translated from the coding sequence ATGTCGTCGCTTTACGTCATTCTATTGGTGGTTATAGCTGTCACGCTCATGGGCGTCTCGCTCTTCCGCGCATCTCTGGTCAAGACCAAGGCCGACTATCTCGTCGCTGGCCGTTCGCTGCCTGCCATCGTGCTTGTCTTTACGCTGCTCAGTTCGTGGATCGGCGCGGGTTCTCTCTTTGCCGGGGCAGAGAATGCCTACAAGAACGGTTTCGCTGCCCTCTGGCAGCCTGCAGGGGGATGGATCGGTCTGCTGTTGATCTATTTCATCGCGCCACGCGCCCGCAAATTTGCACAGTTCACCATCCCCGACCTGCTTGAAGCGCGCTATAACCAGACGGCCCGCGTGCTGGGCGTCATCGCAATCCTGTTTGCGTATGTCGGAATCACCAGCTATCAGTTCAAAGGCGGCGGCGCGGTGCTGCACCTGATCTTTCCCGGCGTGATCTCAACCAATATGGGAACGTACATCATCGCGATCTTCGTCATTTTGATGACGGCATTGGCGGGCATGTCTTCCGTTGCTTATACCGATCTGATCATCGGTTCGCTGGTCTCGGTCATCTGCCTTATAGCCGCGCCCTACCTGCTCATTCATGCAGGTGGATGGACCGGTGTTCGTGCAGCTTTGCCAGCAACGCATTTTGAGGTGCTCGGCAATCTGACCATGATGCGCGCGTTGGAATTTCTGCTTCCCACGCTGTTACTGATGCTTGGCAACCAGGCCATGTATCAGAAGTTCTTCTCGGCAAAAAGTGAGCGCGATGCACGCCGCGCAGTCGTTGGCTGGATCATCGGAACCATCGTTCTGGAAGTTGCGATCATCTCCATTGCAGTCTTCGGCTCGGCATTGTTTCCCACGGGAGAGGTCGCGAAAAACCCGAGCGAGATCATCGCCTACACCGCGCGTAACGGATTGCCTGCATTCCTCGGCGCACTGTTACTGGCCGCAGTTTTTGCCAAGGTTATTTCAACGGCTTCCAACTTTTTATTTTCCCCGGCGACGAATCTGGTCAACGATGTCTTTGTCCGTTATATCTCGCCCAACGTCGGTAACAAGCGCGTGCTGATTGTCTCTCGCCTGATGGTTGTTTTGCTCGGCTGCTGGGCGCTCTACCAGGCCGTCTACGCACAGAGCATTCTGGAGAAGATGCTCTATGCCTATACCGTTTATTCCGCCGCGCTGACACCGGTTATTCTCGCCGCGTTTTACTCGAAACGTGTCACTGCCTGGGGCGCCGTCGCAGCCATCGCTACGGGCACAGTCGTCACTGTCACATGGGATTTGCCAGCGGTTCGTGGCCTGTTCCCAGCGATCATCTCACAGCGGGACGCGATCTTTCCAGCGCTCATCTCGGCCGTTGCCGCCTTGATTCTCGTGAGCCTGTTTACGCCCAAACCAAGTGCTGAGCAGCTAGCTAAATTCGCAGGGTAA
- a CDS encoding DUF503 domain-containing protein — protein MPVAQLTLDVRIEHARSLKDRRQVVRSLKDQLRQGFNISVAELDEAVTWQSATIGIVGISNSRDYLRGQMEEVERAAARMIHELGAELADSWWDFIEGEA, from the coding sequence ATGCCTGTTGCGCAACTGACCTTAGACGTCCGCATCGAACACGCCCGTTCTCTCAAGGATCGAAGGCAGGTCGTTCGCTCCTTGAAAGACCAGCTTCGCCAGGGATTCAACATCTCTGTCGCGGAGCTGGACGAGGCCGTCACCTGGCAGAGCGCTACAATCGGGATTGTCGGCATCTCCAATTCGCGCGATTATTTGCGTGGCCAGATGGAAGAAGTCGAGCGCGCAGCAGCCCGCATGATTCACGAACTGGGTGCAGAGCTTGCCGACTCCTGGTGGGATTTTATTGAAGGCGAAGCCTGA
- a CDS encoding IPT/TIG domain-containing protein has product MTLPCSSLSRLKILVCLLPLLLAATTGIAGGPKFVAGVSYFNPGVKGQAVHWAQGQVGYFVDQGPLNSLVNNQQATEMVDAAAATWSAVPTAAVTLMNKGPLAENVSGANIVPGIGVVNGGMSAIAQPSDVAATATATPVGVIFDADGSVIDALEGTGASEPDNCWQNGVFVWIDKMNPDATMAHGAILLNGRCATNASLLTMMSFQLERAFGRILGLDFSQVNDGAQSPGSTEINGALGWPVMLPLSGDCSSFGGECIPDPTTLRLDDIAALNRIYPVTAANQFSFPGKVLTAANTISLQGTISFRNGMGMQGVNVVARPLDANGNPLYQYTTTFVSGGYFGGNHGNPVTGWTDANGNRLDQFGSDDASLQGYFDLSGIPLPPGATEAKYEITFEAVNPLYIDQISVGPYILGSPTPSGTLATMTVQGMTAGNAKTLDLTIADSASELQEGYVRPVARPVAPLIARSALEANPVHSAPSGLEPVGNEPQSNERNAGNSIAAPAIGIEGAPQLLPSSGMWTSRLGQVGQTDWFTLPVRGNRIFTIVTQALNEAGTSTMTKAMPAIGVWDGFDLVGSAAAGSAPAQNGFVSGETRLQVATSGNDIVRLAVADQRGDGRPDYTYRGWVLYADSVAPARLPVSGGTIVIHGMGFRAGDSVLVGGVAVTVTSILPNEITALVPAAMAGVIGSLDVEVDDLPLFNAAAAIPGGFSYDAGSGDGLVLVTAPANQVPMDVPQPFSVFAEGANGAPAGGVTVIYSVTSGVATLGCGLTTCSVTASGDARATMAVTAINSSIAVVTASLTNGASVQAHFYGGPAAVLNALTPTLYLAAGATTSWPVQALALSGGAPAGGQTVTWQSVPGMTTSGSTSSSASTTNSAGVASATLAVGPLSEGQTITSVACLNGGGQCASFNAFGSRPEFASLTAISGTSQSLSATDMLLPVTLRVLDMNGNPMAGGTVSVYQELYAWAPACPQHGRCAQPQLLAAQSTTLTSTLDGSVTVIPLTLAGQPTNLIGLAATGNASSLIFTVEQHP; this is encoded by the coding sequence TTGACTTTGCCCTGTTCTTCACTCTCCCGGTTGAAGATTCTCGTTTGCCTGCTACCCCTCTTGCTGGCGGCTACAACAGGCATTGCGGGCGGCCCTAAATTTGTTGCTGGAGTCAGCTACTTCAATCCCGGCGTGAAGGGGCAAGCGGTGCACTGGGCGCAGGGACAGGTTGGTTATTTTGTTGACCAGGGCCCTCTCAATAGCCTGGTCAACAATCAGCAGGCGACTGAAATGGTGGATGCAGCAGCGGCGACGTGGAGTGCGGTTCCAACTGCGGCAGTGACACTGATGAACAAAGGTCCGTTGGCGGAGAATGTGAGCGGAGCCAACATCGTGCCCGGAATCGGCGTGGTTAACGGTGGAATGTCGGCAATCGCCCAGCCCAGCGACGTGGCGGCAACTGCGACGGCTACTCCAGTAGGAGTGATCTTCGACGCGGACGGATCGGTGATCGATGCGCTGGAAGGCACGGGAGCCAGCGAGCCGGATAATTGCTGGCAGAACGGCGTCTTTGTCTGGATTGACAAGATGAATCCGGATGCGACGATGGCCCATGGCGCCATTCTGCTGAACGGCCGCTGCGCTACGAATGCCAGCTTGCTGACGATGATGAGTTTCCAGTTGGAGCGGGCCTTCGGGCGCATCCTTGGGCTTGATTTTTCGCAGGTGAATGACGGTGCGCAGTCGCCTGGAAGCACCGAGATCAATGGCGCGCTGGGATGGCCGGTGATGCTTCCTTTGAGCGGCGATTGTAGTTCGTTCGGAGGCGAATGCATCCCCGATCCGACCACGTTACGGCTGGACGATATTGCGGCGTTGAACCGCATCTATCCTGTGACAGCGGCGAACCAGTTCAGCTTTCCTGGCAAGGTTCTCACAGCGGCGAATACTATATCCCTGCAAGGGACGATCAGCTTTCGCAATGGAATGGGAATGCAGGGCGTGAATGTGGTGGCGCGTCCACTCGATGCCAACGGCAACCCGCTTTATCAGTACACGACGACCTTTGTTTCAGGCGGATATTTTGGCGGGAATCACGGGAATCCGGTTACCGGATGGACCGATGCAAATGGCAATCGTCTCGATCAATTTGGAAGCGACGACGCGTCGCTACAAGGTTATTTTGATCTGAGCGGAATTCCGCTGCCTCCGGGCGCAACTGAGGCTAAGTATGAAATTACCTTCGAAGCGGTAAACCCTCTGTATATCGACCAGATATCCGTTGGTCCATACATTCTAGGCTCGCCCACACCCTCGGGAACATTAGCCACGATGACCGTTCAAGGCATGACGGCGGGAAATGCAAAGACACTAGATCTGACTATTGCAGACTCGGCCAGCGAGTTGCAGGAAGGTTACGTTCGCCCCGTAGCCAGACCCGTTGCGCCTCTGATTGCGCGATCTGCTTTAGAAGCGAACCCTGTTCACTCAGCTCCCTCAGGGCTGGAGCCAGTCGGGAATGAGCCACAAAGCAATGAGAGGAACGCAGGGAACAGCATAGCGGCACCAGCAATCGGCATTGAAGGCGCGCCGCAACTGCTGCCCTCCAGCGGTATGTGGACAAGTCGTCTTGGGCAGGTAGGCCAGACTGACTGGTTTACATTGCCGGTGCGAGGAAATCGCATCTTCACGATCGTCACCCAGGCACTGAACGAGGCGGGAACTTCAACCATGACGAAGGCGATGCCTGCGATTGGTGTGTGGGACGGATTCGATCTGGTGGGGTCTGCCGCGGCTGGTTCGGCCCCGGCGCAAAATGGATTTGTTTCCGGCGAGACAAGGTTGCAGGTGGCTACAAGTGGGAACGATATTGTCCGGCTGGCAGTCGCAGACCAGCGCGGAGATGGCCGTCCGGACTACACATATCGAGGCTGGGTGCTCTATGCAGACTCTGTTGCTCCGGCGCGCCTGCCGGTAAGTGGCGGGACGATCGTGATTCATGGAATGGGTTTTCGTGCAGGAGATTCCGTGCTGGTGGGCGGAGTCGCGGTCACGGTGACGAGTATTTTGCCGAATGAGATTACGGCATTGGTTCCTGCGGCGATGGCGGGTGTTATCGGCTCTCTGGATGTTGAGGTGGACGACCTGCCTCTGTTCAATGCGGCTGCGGCCATTCCAGGTGGGTTTAGCTATGACGCGGGCAGCGGCGATGGTCTCGTGCTGGTGACTGCTCCGGCGAACCAGGTTCCGATGGATGTGCCTCAGCCATTTTCCGTGTTCGCTGAGGGCGCGAATGGAGCACCAGCCGGAGGCGTGACAGTGATCTACTCCGTTACGAGCGGTGTGGCGACATTGGGCTGCGGCCTGACGACCTGCTCCGTAACAGCGAGCGGAGATGCTCGGGCAACGATGGCGGTTACGGCGATCAACAGTTCAATTGCGGTAGTTACGGCTTCGCTGACCAATGGGGCAAGTGTTCAGGCGCATTTTTACGGTGGTCCGGCGGCGGTATTGAATGCCCTGACTCCAACGCTGTATCTGGCGGCTGGTGCCACGACAAGCTGGCCGGTACAGGCGCTGGCGTTGAGCGGTGGAGCGCCTGCCGGGGGGCAGACAGTGACCTGGCAGAGCGTCCCGGGGATGACTACATCCGGCTCGACATCCAGCTCGGCATCAACAACAAATAGTGCGGGCGTGGCTTCGGCGACGCTTGCGGTTGGACCGTTGTCCGAGGGGCAGACGATTACTTCGGTTGCCTGCCTGAATGGCGGCGGCCAATGCGCGAGTTTCAACGCGTTTGGTTCGCGGCCAGAGTTTGCCAGTCTCACCGCCATCTCTGGCACCAGTCAGAGTCTTTCTGCCACGGACATGCTGCTGCCCGTCACGCTGAGGGTGCTGGATATGAACGGCAATCCCATGGCTGGCGGCACGGTCTCGGTTTACCAGGAGTTGTATGCGTGGGCTCCGGCCTGTCCGCAGCATGGCCGATGCGCCCAGCCACAATTGCTGGCGGCGCAGTCGACGACTCTTACGTCAACGTTGGATGGCAGCGTCACGGTGATTCCGCTTACGCTGGCTGGCCAGCCCACCAATCTGATTGGACTGGCGGCAACCGGCAACGCAAGCAGTCTTATATTCACGGTGGAGCAACATCCCTGA
- a CDS encoding YggS family pyridoxal phosphate-dependent enzyme translates to MTEQAEIRNNLTRLEDSISAACRAANRPRAEVELVAVSKTHPAAAIVEAVGLRLHIFGENRVQEFAAKSAELPPDVRRQMRVHLIGHLQSNKAAKAVEVFDALDTLDSLKLAERLNEAALSLGKRMPVLLEIKLSHEESKAGIVPDSAELAELLERLPSLSNLDAQGLMTIAPLDVPEDETRACFRNLRLLRDRISAAHPRLNLPVLSMGMSGDFALAIAEGATRIRVGTALFGRREYPA, encoded by the coding sequence ATGACCGAGCAGGCCGAAATCCGCAATAATCTGACGCGCCTTGAGGATTCCATTTCCGCTGCCTGCCGTGCCGCCAACCGGCCCCGTGCGGAGGTAGAACTGGTTGCAGTCTCTAAAACGCATCCAGCCGCAGCCATCGTTGAAGCCGTAGGCCTGAGGCTGCACATCTTCGGCGAAAATCGCGTTCAGGAGTTTGCAGCCAAGTCGGCCGAATTGCCGCCAGACGTGCGCCGCCAGATGCGCGTTCATCTCATCGGACACCTGCAATCGAACAAGGCTGCGAAGGCCGTAGAGGTCTTTGACGCCCTCGACACGCTGGATTCGTTGAAGCTGGCCGAACGCCTCAATGAAGCTGCCCTCTCGCTAGGGAAGCGTATGCCTGTATTGCTTGAAATCAAGCTGAGCCACGAAGAATCCAAGGCGGGCATTGTGCCCGATTCCGCCGAACTGGCCGAGCTTTTGGAACGCCTGCCGTCCCTGTCCAATCTTGATGCACAGGGCCTGATGACCATCGCCCCGCTGGACGTGCCGGAGGACGAAACCCGCGCTTGTTTCCGCAACCTGCGACTGCTCCGCGACCGCATCAGTGCCGCGCATCCCAGGCTGAATCTGCCCGTGCTTTCGATGGGCATGAGCGGCGACTTCGCGCTGGCCATTGCCGAGGGAGCAACACGCATTCGAGTCGGCACTGCGTTGTTTGGTCGCCGCGAATATCCGGCATGA
- a CDS encoding allantoinase has product MANLTLIYGLRLLPEGEVAQVQDATLKLANGHEAHVTMHVLEGSREEIEGQLRMSIDAFFDFYPEI; this is encoded by the coding sequence ATGGCTAATCTCACGCTTATCTATGGTCTACGGTTGTTGCCCGAGGGCGAAGTTGCCCAGGTTCAGGACGCCACGCTCAAACTCGCCAACGGTCACGAAGCCCACGTCACCATGCATGTGCTGGAGGGTTCGCGCGAGGAAATCGAAGGACAGCTCCGCATGAGCATTGATGCGTTTTTCGATTTCTATCCTGAAATTTAG
- a CDS encoding DUF167 domain-containing protein: MIGPAIHSVIRETANGCTIAVRAQPGAKKTAILGIYGEGESAALKIAVQAPPIEGRANEALIAFLAGTFSVPKSSIQLLSGESSRSKVFLLKGVIRSQAEGVLASVVE, encoded by the coding sequence ATGATTGGCCCTGCAATTCACAGCGTGATTCGCGAAACGGCAAACGGCTGCACAATCGCCGTCCGCGCTCAGCCCGGCGCAAAGAAAACTGCCATCCTCGGCATCTATGGTGAAGGCGAATCAGCCGCATTGAAGATTGCAGTTCAAGCCCCACCAATCGAAGGCCGCGCCAACGAAGCGCTGATCGCCTTCCTGGCCGGGACATTTTCAGTTCCAAAGTCGTCTATTCAATTGCTGTCAGGTGAGTCTTCACGAAGTAAGGTCTTCCTGTTGAAAGGTGTCATTCGCTCGCAGGCCGAGGGCGTCCTTGCGTCTGTGGTTGAATAA
- a CDS encoding DMT family protein, producing MWTVILLILSNICMTFAWYGHLKYRQDALWKVILVSWGIAFFEYCLQVPANRIGSERFSPVQLKVIQEIITLCVFAVFTMLYFGTQLRWNHAAAGVCLVAAAFFVFKPW from the coding sequence ATGTGGACAGTGATTTTGCTCATTCTCTCGAATATTTGCATGACGTTTGCCTGGTACGGGCACCTGAAGTATCGCCAGGATGCGCTTTGGAAGGTGATCCTGGTGAGCTGGGGCATCGCCTTCTTTGAGTATTGCCTGCAGGTGCCAGCCAATCGAATCGGCTCAGAGCGGTTCAGCCCGGTGCAGTTAAAGGTCATTCAGGAAATTATTACGCTGTGTGTCTTTGCCGTGTTCACGATGCTGTACTTCGGTACGCAGCTTCGCTGGAATCATGCGGCCGCCGGAGTTTGCCTCGTGGCGGCCGCTTTCTTCGTCTTCAAACCGTGGTGA